The Verrucomicrobiota bacterium genomic interval GCATGTCTTTTTGCATTTGCTGGACTTGTTGCATCATTTTTTGGATGTTCATGGGGAGGGAGTCGAGTTCAGCTTTTGCGGAGGCGCCCATCAAATTCCTTGAGGGCATAATCGATTTTGGGGTCTTGGTAGAAGTCTTCCTCGTTGGCCCCGTCCGCTTCCTGTTTTTTCTGGGAGGGGGATTCGGTCTGCGCCTCGCGCGGGGCAGGAGGCGCGGCCGCCGCGAAGAGGTCTTCTTCCGGCAGCGGAGGAGGGGGGGCGATTTCCGCGCTCAAGGTGGTGACCAGCTTGCGAGGGGAGCCACCGAACTCTTGCAGAAGGGCTTCAAATTGGTCTTGGTTGGCCGCGATGAAGGTTTGCACTTGGAAGTCGTAGCTTTCTGGGAAGGAGACTTCTAGCAGTTCGGCGGTGATGTCCGTGGGCTGGCCAGCTTGGGCCGCTTCGGCGATGAGGCCTTTTCCATCGGCACTGAAGCGCCCGATGACGGCCCGCCAGAGTGCTTCGGGCGTTCCCGCGAGGGCGGGCACGGGCTTTTTGGGGGCTGCTTTTTTGGGCTTGTCAGCCGGTGGTGCTGGCCCGGGGGAGGGCGTTTCGGCTGGGGTGGTGGCTGTGGGAGGGGGGGTCTGGGTGGCGGTGGACTCGAGAGGGCTGGAGGAGGAGCTGGTTTTCGGGGCGGGGGGCGCGGGTTCGGCCGCGGGGAGAGGGATGGTTTGGCCTCCGGCGGCTCGATCAAGGAAGGTGATGACGTCGCTGACCCGGACTTGGTCGAGCGTTTGCACCGCACGGACGAGGCCCATTTCAAGGTGGAGCTTTTTGTGGCTGGCCCAGCGGAGACGGGTTTCCGTTTCGCTGAGGACGTCTAGGAGATGGAGGAGTTTTTCCTGCGAGATCTGCTCGGCTTGGCGGGCGAGATGTTGGCGGAGTTCGGGGGCGAGGTCGGGCGCTTCGTGTTGAGGATCGACTTTTTGGACGAGGACGTCGCGCAGGTGGGAAATGAGGTCGCTCAAGAGGCGTGAGAGATCCTTGCCGCTTTCGTGAAAGGCCTTGCTTTGGTGGAGGGCGTCGGCGGTTCGTCGCTGGAGCAGGCAGTCCACGAGCGAGGCCACGCTTTCCTGAGAGGTGAAGCCGAAGATTTCGAGGACGTCGTTCTCGGCGATGTGATCGCCACAGAAGGCGACCAGTTGGTCCAGCATGGATTGGGCGTCGCGCATGCCGCCCTCGGCCCCTTTGGCGACGGCGTAGGCGGCGGCTTCTTCGAGGGTGATGCCTTCAGCCTGGGCGATTTCGAGGAGGTGCCGGGCGATGAGGGGGGTGGGGATGCGCCGCAGGTCGAAGCGTTGGCAGCGACTGATGATAGTGGGGAGGATTTTGTTTGGTTCGGTGGTGGCGAAGAGGAACTTCACGTGCGGCGGCGGCTCCTCCAGGGTTTTCAAGAGAGCGTTGAAGGCTTGGGTGGTGAGCATGTGCACTTCATCGATGTAGTAGATCTTGAAGTTTCCACTGGAGGGGGCGTAGCGGACCGTTTCCCGGAGGTCGCGAATTTGATCCACGCTGTTGTTGCTGGCCCCGTCGATCTCCAAGACATCCAGGCTGCGCCCTTCAGCGATTTCCCGGCAGACTTCGTCCTCGGGATCGAAGTCAATCTGGGGCCCGCCCGGGCAGTTGAGGGCCTTGGCCAGGATGCGAGCGGTCGAGGTTTTGCCAGTGCCGCGGGGGCCCACAAAGAGGTAGGCTTGTGCGATGCGATTCTGCTCAATGGCGTTGCGAAGGGTTTGCACGACGTGGTCTTGTCCTAAGACGTCGGCGAAGGTCTTGGGGCGATATTTTCGGGCGAAGACCTGGTAGCTCACGGGAAGGCATCTTATAGGGCGGGCTGGGATTCGGGAAAGAGAAAATGCGGTGCCCTGAAAACAAAAAACCCCGCCCCAGGAGAGGGGCGAGGTCTTTCTGAAGGCTGGCTTCTTGGAACGAGATCTTGGGAGAGATCAGGCGCGACGGCGCCAGAAGAAGAGACCCATTCCACCGAGCATGAGCATGGCCATGTCGGAAGGTTCGGGGGCGGCGGCCACGTCCACTCCAAAGACTTCGAAGGAGAGGTTGTCGATCGCAGCGCCCACGTCTCCACCGGTTTGGACCAGTTCCACCCGGCGAATGCCGGCGGCTTCGACTCCAAAGGTGATGACGTTGCCGTCTACTTCTTTGCCCGTGATGGTGTAGACATCGCTTCCGATCAGCTGATTGAATTCGTCATAGGCATCAAAAGAAACGGTGTCTCCGCGGTTGGCGCCTCCGTCATCGCGGTAGTCGTAGGCGTCGAGCGTGACATTTTGCACGGCTTCGGAGAACTGAATGGTGAAATCACCTTTTTCCTTCAGGCCTGTGCCAGACTCATCGGTGACGAAGAAGTTGCCGCCGGCACCGCCATAAGGCTGATCGTCCGGAGCGAAGCCGGTCCGGGGGTTACTGCCCACTTCGGCGATGTAGGCCCCACCTGAGGCGTTGAGCGTCCCGAAAGTCACAAAGACTCCTGAGGCTTCGATGGTTCCAACTTCCTGAAGATCAGTGAAGCCTTGTTCAAAATCGATCAGCACCGTTTCACTCGATCCTGATTCAATGAAGTTCCCCCAAGAGGGAACGGCCAGCAGAGCGGAAAACGCCCCCGTAAGTAGTAGTGATTTGTTGCTATTTTTCATAATCTCTGTAATTTTATCGTAATCGCGGCTTTTAGCAAGCCATCTTCTTAAAATTATCAAAAATAAAATTAATTTTTGTTTCTGACGCATTTTTGATCGTCCTACTCAGGGAATCTCGAGTTTTTGTCGATTTTCGGTCCCCATCGTCAGAGGTCGTGACTTTTTCGGTTAGGGGGCTAGGACAGGAAGCTGTTTCTTGGCCACTTTTGAAATTGCTGATTGCGGGATTCACGCGGCCCTTCTTCACTTTGCGAGTTTGGTCTGGCAGCTTGCGAGAGGCGGTCTTGGAAGTTCGAGGATGGGCGACCTGCGGCAAATCTTTCTCATTCTGGCGCTTGTCCTTTTGAGGCTTTCGCCCAGATTCCTTTTCAAATCGTCTTCTGACTTCCAGCTTTCTTTTTCATGGGTTTCTTTCGATCTCACACTGGCCTTCTTGGGCCGATTTTGTTTTGGGTTGCCCCTTGCGCGACCCTTTGCGCGCAAGAGAAGGTGGTGGGGGTGGTGAGAGATGGGCCGTCTTGGTTCTTTGATCCGGCCGCCGCTTTGTTTCAAAAGGAGCTGGGGGTGCTGGCCGGCGAAAGCTATTCGGTGCGGTTTGTCGAGCTGGGCACGGCCGACTACGATGCGGGAAGGATGGGCGGTCTTCTAGAGGAGGCGTTTGCCCGAGACGATCTTGACCTTCTCTACACTTCGGGGGTGATCGGCAGCCAGATGGCTTCTCGCCTGCCCGAAGAGGAGCGGACGATTCCGGTGATCGCAGCCGCCCAGGTTTTTTCGGATGTTCGAGTCCATCCCCTGACCCCCGAGGGTGCCTCCGCTCGCCCCAATTACACGATGGTGGCCGAGCCGAGCCGGATCCCGAGCGATATAGGACTTCTCCAACAGATTTCAGGGGCTTCCCGAATTGATGTCTTGGTAGACGAAGCTCTCTTCGGTCAGCTGCAGGCTTTGGCCGAGGACACCACGGCCCGGATGGAGGAGGTTTTCGGCATTTCCGTGCGCTTTCAGCTGGCGACGGCTCGCGCGGCCAGCACCCTCGCGCGCCTTCCTCAGGGGGTGGAGGCGATGTATGTTTCCATTCTCGTGCGCATGCCCGAGGAGGAACGTGGCAAGCTCTACGCGGGCTTGGCGGATCGCGGCATTTTGTCGGTTCCCATGTTGGGGCGGACGGATCTGGAGCTGGGGGCCACGGCCAGTCTCGCGATTGATCGCAAGGAGACGGTCGCCCGCTTGGCTGCGCTGACGGCGCACCAGCTTCTTTTGGGCGCGAGCATTGAGGATCTGCCCGTGGTCCTGCCGGTCCAGGATAGCTTTGTGGTCAATGCCAAGGCGGCGGAGCGAGCCGGGTGGTCGGTGCCTTGGAAGATTATTTTGGAATCGGAGCTGTTCGGTGATTTTGGGGTGCCGGGCCCTGGGCTGGGGTTGGTGGATGCCATGCGTCTGGCCAAGCAAAACAACACCGATGTGGTGGTGGCTCGGGAGGAGGAAATTATTCAGACTGAAGAGGGCAATCTCACCCGGGCTGGCTTGCTGCCGCGTCTCTCTTCAAGCGCTAGCTACCAAAACTCGGTCAATAATCTCACGAACACTTCCCTTTTGGGTCTGGAACTTCAGCAGGTCCTTTTCAATGACGAGTTGGTGGCTTCGCTGCGCGCCCAGCGGCGGAATGTTTTTTCGGCGCGCTTGGACACTCGCTCCAGGGAACTGGATGCGATGAACGCGGCGGCGGTGGCCTACTTCGATGCCCTCGAAGCGGAGGAGCTTTTCCAGTTGGAGAGAGAGAATCTGCGTCTGACCCAAAACAACGCCCAGTTGGCTGAGACGCGGATCGAAATCGGTTCCGCGGAGCAGAATGAAATTTTCCGCTGGCAGCAGGCGGTCGCCCAAGACCGGACGGTTCTGGAACAGCGCAATGCCCAGAGGAACATTGAAGTGGTGGAGCTGAATCGCGTCTTGGGACAGCCCCGAGAAAAGCGTTGGTCGCTCCAGCCTATCGAGTTGGACTCCGGGGAGACCTACTTTTTGGATGACTATCTGGGTGGGGTCGTCAAGGATCGCGACCGCATTGAGGATTTCCGCCGTTTCCTAGGTTGGTTTTCCGGTGAGAACTCGCCTGAGTTGATGTCTTTCGATCAGCTTTTGGGAGGACAGGGTCTCCTCCTCCGCCAACGCCAGCGGGCCTTTTTCCTGCCGGAGGCTTCTGGCTTCCTCAATTACCAGCGGGCGGACTTCGGGGGTGGGCTGGTGGAGAATACCGACGAGGTGACGTGGGGGCTACAGATCGAATTGCCGCTTTTTGAAGGGGGGGCGCGGATCGCGGATGTCGGCCAGACCAAGGCGCAAATTCGCCAGCTGGCGGCCCAGCGCCTGCAAGCCTTGGAGCAAGTCGAGGTCAGTGCGCTCTCGGTCTTCGAGTCGCTCGGTGCGAATTTCCCGGCCATCGAGCTGAGTCGAATCGCCCTGGAAGCCGCTCAGAAGAACTATGACGCCGTTTACGAAGAGTATTCCCAAGGTTCTGCCTCGATTCTGAGTCTCTTGGACGCCCAGGATGAATTGCTGAGCCAACGGCAGCAGGAGGTCTCCGCCGTCTATTCTTACCTGCGAACGGTCTTCGACCTGCAACGTTCCTTGGCTTGGTTCGAGTGGGAGAATTCTCCCGAGGATCGTGAGAAGTTTGGCACGCTCATTGTGCAATTCCTGGCAGGGAAATTTGGTCCCCTAACCCAGCCGCCGAGTGAGTCGCAAAAAGAGGCTCGCGAAGTGGTGGACTCCGCCATCCAGCCTGGCTGGCCAGCGCGGGTTTGGGGTCGCTGGCAGGGCTCCGAGCCGAAAGCGGAAGCCAGCCCGCCAGAGCGAGCTGTTCCTGCCCAGACCAAGACCCGATCCCCTTTTCAAAAACGCTAGTCCCGCACCATGATGTCTGTTCGATTTCTCTCTCTCGCCGCCCTCGCGGCGATCCTGCTCACCGGCTGTTACAAAAAGGAGGTGGTGGAAACTCGTCCGCCTCGACCCGTGGTTTCGATCGTGGTGCCGGAACCGGTGGCCTTCGAGACGCGACGCTTTTCAGGCTTGGTGGAATCGGCCGAGGGGGCTCCCTTGTCCTTCGAGTCCGGGGGACGCATCGTGGAGGTTTTTGCCAAGGAGGGCCAGCGCTACAAGCAGGGAGAAGTCTTAGCGCAAGTGGATGACTCCACTTACC includes:
- a CDS encoding PEP-CTERM sorting domain-containing protein, producing MRQKQKLILFLIILRRWLAKSRDYDKITEIMKNSNKSLLLTGAFSALLAVPSWGNFIESGSSETVLIDFEQGFTDLQEVGTIEASGVFVTFGTLNASGGAYIAEVGSNPRTGFAPDDQPYGGAGGNFFVTDESGTGLKEKGDFTIQFSEAVQNVTLDAYDYRDDGGANRGDTVSFDAYDEFNQLIGSDVYTITGKEVDGNVITFGVEAAGIRRVELVQTGGDVGAAIDNLSFEVFGVDVAAAPEPSDMAMLMLGGMGLFFWRRRA
- a CDS encoding TolC family protein, producing the protein MGVVRDGPSWFFDPAAALFQKELGVLAGESYSVRFVELGTADYDAGRMGGLLEEAFARDDLDLLYTSGVIGSQMASRLPEEERTIPVIAAAQVFSDVRVHPLTPEGASARPNYTMVAEPSRIPSDIGLLQQISGASRIDVLVDEALFGQLQALAEDTTARMEEVFGISVRFQLATARAASTLARLPQGVEAMYVSILVRMPEEERGKLYAGLADRGILSVPMLGRTDLELGATASLAIDRKETVARLAALTAHQLLLGASIEDLPVVLPVQDSFVVNAKAAERAGWSVPWKIILESELFGDFGVPGPGLGLVDAMRLAKQNNTDVVVAREEEIIQTEEGNLTRAGLLPRLSSSASYQNSVNNLTNTSLLGLELQQVLFNDELVASLRAQRRNVFSARLDTRSRELDAMNAAAVAYFDALEAEELFQLERENLRLTQNNAQLAETRIEIGSAEQNEIFRWQQAVAQDRTVLEQRNAQRNIEVVELNRVLGQPREKRWSLQPIELDSGETYFLDDYLGGVVKDRDRIEDFRRFLGWFSGENSPELMSFDQLLGGQGLLLRQRQRAFFLPEASGFLNYQRADFGGGLVENTDEVTWGLQIELPLFEGGARIADVGQTKAQIRQLAAQRLQALEQVEVSALSVFESLGANFPAIELSRIALEAAQKNYDAVYEEYSQGSASILSLLDAQDELLSQRQQEVSAVYSYLRTVFDLQRSLAWFEWENSPEDREKFGTLIVQFLAGKFGPLTQPPSESQKEAREVVDSAIQPGWPARVWGRWQGSEPKAEASPPERAVPAQTKTRSPFQKR
- the dnaX gene encoding DNA polymerase III subunit gamma/tau, with the translated sequence MSYQVFARKYRPKTFADVLGQDHVVQTLRNAIEQNRIAQAYLFVGPRGTGKTSTARILAKALNCPGGPQIDFDPEDEVCREIAEGRSLDVLEIDGASNNSVDQIRDLRETVRYAPSSGNFKIYYIDEVHMLTTQAFNALLKTLEEPPPHVKFLFATTEPNKILPTIISRCQRFDLRRIPTPLIARHLLEIAQAEGITLEEAAAYAVAKGAEGGMRDAQSMLDQLVAFCGDHIAENDVLEIFGFTSQESVASLVDCLLQRRTADALHQSKAFHESGKDLSRLLSDLISHLRDVLVQKVDPQHEAPDLAPELRQHLARQAEQISQEKLLHLLDVLSETETRLRWASHKKLHLEMGLVRAVQTLDQVRVSDVITFLDRAAGGQTIPLPAAEPAPPAPKTSSSSSPLESTATQTPPPTATTPAETPSPGPAPPADKPKKAAPKKPVPALAGTPEALWRAVIGRFSADGKGLIAEAAQAGQPTDITAELLEVSFPESYDFQVQTFIAANQDQFEALLQEFGGSPRKLVTTLSAEIAPPPPLPEEDLFAAAAPPAPREAQTESPSQKKQEADGANEEDFYQDPKIDYALKEFDGRLRKS